In a genomic window of Caloenas nicobarica isolate bCalNic1 chromosome 1, bCalNic1.hap1, whole genome shotgun sequence:
- the PSMC2 gene encoding 26S proteasome regulatory subunit 7, with amino-acid sequence MPDYLGADQRKTKEEEKEDKPIRALDEGDIALLKTYGQSTYSRQIKQVEDDIQQLLKKINELTGIKESDTGLAPPALWDLAADKQTLQSEQPLQVARCTKIINADSEDPKYIINVKQFAKFVVDLSDQVAPTDIEEGMRVGVDRNKYQIHIPLPPKIDPTVTMMQVEEKPDVTYSDVGGCKEQIEKLREVVETPLLHPERFVNLGIEPPKGVLLFGPPGTGKTLCARAVANRTDACFIRVIGSELVQKYVGEGARMVRELFEMARTKKACLIFFDEIDAIGGARFDDGAGGDNEVQRTMLELINQLDGFDPRGNIKVLMATNRPDTLDPALMRPGRLDRKIEFSLPDLEGRTHIFKIHARSMSVERDIRFELLARLCPNSTGAEIRSVCTEAGMFAIRARRKIATEKDFLEAVNKVIKSYAKFSATPRYMTYN; translated from the exons ATGCCGGACTACCTGGGAGCCGACCAGAGGAAGaccaaggaggaggagaaggaggataAACCCATCCGCG CTCTGGATGAAGGAGATATTGCCTTGCTGAAAACCTAC GGCCAGAGCACGTACTCAAGGCAGATCAAGCAAGTAGAAGATGATATTCAACAACTACTTAAGAAAATCAATGAGCTCACtg GAATCAAGGAATCTGACACTGGGCTGGCGCCTCCTGCCCTCTGGGATCTGGCTGCGGATAAGCAAACTCTCCAGAGCGAGCAGCCGTTACAAGTTGCGAG GTGTACAAAGATAATCAATGCAGACTCTGAGGATCCCAAGTACATTATCAATGTCAAGCAGTTTGCCAAGTTCGTGGTGGATCTCAGTGACCAGGTGGCACCTACTGACATAGAAGAAGGCATGAGGGTTGG GGTGGACAGAAACAAGTATCAAATCCATATCCCCTTGCCTCCAAAGATTGATCCCACAGTCACCATGATGCAA GTAGAAGAAAAACCAGATGTCACTTACAGTGATGTTGGTGGTTGTAAAGAGCAGATTGAAAAGCTGAGAGAGGTGGTTGAAACTCCTCTGCTTCAT CCTGAAAGGTTTGTTAACCTTGGGATCGAGCCTCCCAAAGGAGTACTTCTGTTTGGGCCGCCCGGTACAGGCAAAACTCTCTGTGCCCGCGCCGTCGCGAACAGGACCGATGCCTGCTTCATCAGGGTGATTGGATCGGAATTGGTGCAGAAGTACGTGGGAGAG GGAGCTCGAATGGTTCGTGAACTCTTTGAAATGGCCAGAACTAAAAAAGCTTGTCTTATATTCTTTGATGAAATTGATGCCATTGGAG gtGCTCGTTTTGATGATGGCGCTGGGGGGGACAATGAAGTGCAACGTACCATGCTGGAGCTGATCAACCAGTTGGATGGTTTTGACCCCCGAGGCAACATCAAAGTGCTGATGGCTACAAACAGGCCCGATACTCTGGATCCAGCCCTGATGAGGCCCGGCAGGTTGGACAGGAAGATAGAGTTCAGCTTGCCTGATCTTGAG GGGCGAACTCACATATTCAAGATACATGCTCGTTCGATGAGTGTTGAGAGAGACATAAGATTTGAGCTGTTGGCTCGACTGTGTCCCAATAGCACAG GCGCTGAGATTCGCAGTGTCTGCACGGAGGCGGGCATGTTCGCAATCCGAGCGCGTCGAAAAATCGCAACAGAGAAAGACTTCTTGGAAGCAGTGAACAAAGTCATTAAATCGTATGCAAAATTCAGTGCTACCCCCCGCTACATGACCTACAACTAA
- the DNAJC2 gene encoding dnaJ homolog subfamily C member 2 isoform X1, whose amino-acid sequence MLKTLDPKDWKNQDHYAVLGLGNIRYRATQKQIKAAHKSMVLKHHPDKRKAAGEQIGEGDNDYFTCITKAYEILSDPVKRRAFNSIDPTFDNSVPSKSEAKENFFEVFSPVFERNARWSNKKNVPKLGDMNSSFEEVDAFYSFWYNFDSWREFSYLDEEEKEKAECRDERRWIEKQNRAARALRKKEEMNRIRTLVDNAYSCDPRIKKFKEEEKAKKEAEKKAKVEAKRKEQEAKEKQRQAELEAARLAKEKEEEEFRQQALVAKKEKEIQKKAIKKERQKLRTTCKNWNYFSDNEADCVKMMEEVEKLCDRLELASLQCLNEALTSTTREGGKAAVVKQIEEINEQIRREKEEAEARMRQATKSSEKSTTGGGGGSKNWPEDDLQLLIKAVNLFPAGTNSRWEVIANYMNLHSTTGIKRTAKDVINKAKSLQKLDPHQKDDINKKAFDKFKKEHGVVPQMDSAAPSERFEGSPLDSSPWTTEEQKLLEQALKTYPVNTPERWEKIAAAVPGRSKKDCMKRYKELVEMVKAKKAAQEQVMNATKVKK is encoded by the exons ATGTTAAAAACCCTCGACCCAAAGGACTGGAAG AATCAAGACCATTATGCAGTTCTCGGGCTGGGAAATATACGATACAGGGCTACTCAGAAACAAATCAAAGCAGCTC ATAAATCCATGGTTTTGAAACATCATCCAGACAAGCGAAAAGCTGCAGGGGAGCAGATCGGAGAAGGTGATAATGATTATTTTACATGCATAACTAAGG cttacGAAATATTATCTGATCCTGTAAAACGACGAGCATTTAACAGCATAGATCCTACTTTTGATAACTCTGTACCTTCCAAAAGTGAAGCAAAAGAGAACTTCTTTGAAGTTTTTTCAccagtttttgaaagaaatgccaG GTggtcaaataagaaaaatgttcctAAACTTGGGGACATGAACTCATCATTTGAAGAGGTAGATGCATTCTATTCATTTTG gtATAATTTTGATTCCTGGAGAGAGTTTTCCTACTtggatgaagaggaaaaagaaaaagcagaatg TCGAGATGAAAGGAGATGGAttgaaaagcagaacagagctgccagagcattgagaaaaaaagaagaaatgaacagAATCAGGACGCTTGTTG ACAATGCATACAGTTGTGATCCCAGGATAAAGAAAtttaaggaagaagaaaaggcaaagaaagaagcagagaagaaagcaaaggtaGAAGCAAAACGAAAAGAACaggaggcaaaagaaaaa CAAAGACAAGCAGAATTAGAAGCAGCACGgttagcaaaagaaaaggaagaagaagaattcAGGCAACAAGCATTagtagcaaaaaaagaaaaagagatacagaaaaaagcaatcaagaaagaaaggcaaaaactGAGAACGACATGCAAG AACTGGAATTACTTTTCTGATAATGAGGCAGATTGTGTTAAAATGATGGAGGAGGTGGAAAAGCTTTGTGATCGTCTTGAGCTAGCAAG tctgCAATGCTTGAATGAAGCACTTACATCCACaacaagggaaggaggaaaggcgGCTGTAGTAAAACAG atagaagaaataaatgaacaaataaggcgagagaaagaagaggcagaagctCGTATGCGCCAAGCAACAAAGAGTTCAGAAAAGTCAACCACtggtggtggaggaggaagCAAAAATTGGCCAGAAGATGATTTACAGTTGTTAATTAAAGCTGTGAACCTCTTCCCAGCAGGGACTAACTCAAG GTGGGAAGTTATTGCCAATTACATGAACTTGCACTCTACTACTGGAATAAAACGGACGGCAAAAGATGTCATCAATAAAGCAAAGAGCCTTCAAAAGCTTG ACCCTCATCAAAAAGATGACATAAACAAGAAGGCATTtgacaaatttaaaaaagaacatgGTGTGGTGCCTCAGATGGACAGTGCTGCCCCCTCAGAACGATTTGAAG gATCACCTTTAGATTCATCCCCTTGGACTACAGAAGAACAAAAGCTTTTAGAACAAGCATTGAAGACTTATCCAGTAAATACTCCTGAAAGATGGGAGAAAATTGCAGCAGCTGTTCCAGGCCGGTCAAAAAAAGACTGCATGAAACGATACAAG GAACTCGTTGAAATGGTCAAGGCAAAGAAGGCTGCTCAAGAACAAGTGATGAATGCTACTAAAGTCAAGAAATGA
- the DNAJC2 gene encoding dnaJ homolog subfamily C member 2 isoform X2, protein MLRGARDGQLTAVTRPRLAASVLCQVEPVGRWFEAFIKRRNINVSSSFQELEDEKELSEESGDEELQLEEFPMLKTLDPKDWKNQDHYAVLGLGNIRYRATQKQIKAAHKSMVLKHHPDKRKAAGEQIGEGDNDYFTCITKAYEILSDPVKRRAFNSIDPTFDNSVPSKSEAKENFFEVFSPVFERNARWSNKKNVPKLGDMNSSFEEVDAFYSFWYNFDSWREFSYLDEEEKEKAECRDERRWIEKQNRAARALRKKEEMNRIRTLVDNAYSCDPRIKKFKEEEKAKKEAEKKAKVEAKRKEQEAKEKQRQAELEAARLAKEKEEEEFRQQALVAKKEKEIQKKAIKKERQKLRTTCKNWNYFSDNEADCVKMMEEVEKLCDRLELASLQCLNEALTSTTREGGKAAVVKQIEEINEQIRREKEEAEARMRQATKSSEKSTTGGGGGSKNWPEDDLQLLIKAVNLFPAGTNSRWEVIANYMNLHSTTGIKRTAKDVINKAKSLQKLDPHQKDDINKKAFDKFKKEHGVVPQMDSAAPSERFEGSPLDSSPWTTEEQKLLEQALKTYPVNTPERWEKIAAAVPGRSKKDCMKRYKELVEMVKAKKAAQEQVMNATKVKK, encoded by the exons ATGCTGCGGGGGGCGCGGGACGGGCAGCTCACGGCCGTCACCAGGCCGCGGTTGGCCG CATCAGTACTCTGTCAAGTGGAACCTGTGGGAAGATGGTTTGAAGCATTTATTAAGAGGAGAAACATAaatgtttcttcctctttccaggAGCTAGAAGATGAGAAGGAACTTTCTGAAGAATCAGGGGATGAAGAATTGCAGCTTGAAGAATTTCCTATGTTAAAAACCCTCGACCCAAAGGACTGGAAG AATCAAGACCATTATGCAGTTCTCGGGCTGGGAAATATACGATACAGGGCTACTCAGAAACAAATCAAAGCAGCTC ATAAATCCATGGTTTTGAAACATCATCCAGACAAGCGAAAAGCTGCAGGGGAGCAGATCGGAGAAGGTGATAATGATTATTTTACATGCATAACTAAGG cttacGAAATATTATCTGATCCTGTAAAACGACGAGCATTTAACAGCATAGATCCTACTTTTGATAACTCTGTACCTTCCAAAAGTGAAGCAAAAGAGAACTTCTTTGAAGTTTTTTCAccagtttttgaaagaaatgccaG GTggtcaaataagaaaaatgttcctAAACTTGGGGACATGAACTCATCATTTGAAGAGGTAGATGCATTCTATTCATTTTG gtATAATTTTGATTCCTGGAGAGAGTTTTCCTACTtggatgaagaggaaaaagaaaaagcagaatg TCGAGATGAAAGGAGATGGAttgaaaagcagaacagagctgccagagcattgagaaaaaaagaagaaatgaacagAATCAGGACGCTTGTTG ACAATGCATACAGTTGTGATCCCAGGATAAAGAAAtttaaggaagaagaaaaggcaaagaaagaagcagagaagaaagcaaaggtaGAAGCAAAACGAAAAGAACaggaggcaaaagaaaaa CAAAGACAAGCAGAATTAGAAGCAGCACGgttagcaaaagaaaaggaagaagaagaattcAGGCAACAAGCATTagtagcaaaaaaagaaaaagagatacagaaaaaagcaatcaagaaagaaaggcaaaaactGAGAACGACATGCAAG AACTGGAATTACTTTTCTGATAATGAGGCAGATTGTGTTAAAATGATGGAGGAGGTGGAAAAGCTTTGTGATCGTCTTGAGCTAGCAAG tctgCAATGCTTGAATGAAGCACTTACATCCACaacaagggaaggaggaaaggcgGCTGTAGTAAAACAG atagaagaaataaatgaacaaataaggcgagagaaagaagaggcagaagctCGTATGCGCCAAGCAACAAAGAGTTCAGAAAAGTCAACCACtggtggtggaggaggaagCAAAAATTGGCCAGAAGATGATTTACAGTTGTTAATTAAAGCTGTGAACCTCTTCCCAGCAGGGACTAACTCAAG GTGGGAAGTTATTGCCAATTACATGAACTTGCACTCTACTACTGGAATAAAACGGACGGCAAAAGATGTCATCAATAAAGCAAAGAGCCTTCAAAAGCTTG ACCCTCATCAAAAAGATGACATAAACAAGAAGGCATTtgacaaatttaaaaaagaacatgGTGTGGTGCCTCAGATGGACAGTGCTGCCCCCTCAGAACGATTTGAAG gATCACCTTTAGATTCATCCCCTTGGACTACAGAAGAACAAAAGCTTTTAGAACAAGCATTGAAGACTTATCCAGTAAATACTCCTGAAAGATGGGAGAAAATTGCAGCAGCTGTTCCAGGCCGGTCAAAAAAAGACTGCATGAAACGATACAAG GAACTCGTTGAAATGGTCAAGGCAAAGAAGGCTGCTCAAGAACAAGTGATGAATGCTACTAAAGTCAAGAAATGA